The sequence GGATTACGCCTTTGGCAGCGCCTCGCAGGTCTTTCCGACCGTGCTGGGAGAACTGGGATGCGAAACGGTTGCGATCAATTCCCATCTGGAAAAGACCAAATTGACAAAATCAAAAGAAGAATTTGACAGATACCTGAACCAGCTTTCGCAGATCGTAACCAGCCTTAAGGCGGACCTGGGCATCATGTTCGACTCCGGGGCCGAAAAGGTCTTTATCGTTGACGAAAAAGGTAAGATACTGGAGGGGCAGACAGCCCTTGCTTTTGTCACCGCTCTGGTACTGATATCCGACACACCAAAAACGATAGCCGTACCGGTAAATGCCAGCTTCGCTGTTGATGACCTGGCAAAAAATTCCGGAACAAAGGTAATAAGGACAAAAACATCCATTAGGGCGATGATGGAAGGGGCGATGTCAGGAGGCGTCGGCTTTTTGGGCGAACCCGTGGGAGGCTATATCTTTCCGGGCTTTAAACCCTATTTTGATGCGATGCTTGCAACAGCAAAGATACTGGAACTGCTTGCAAGATCCGGAAAGAAGGCTTCGCAGATCACGGATTCCCTGCCGAGGACCTGTTTCCGAAAAGAAAAACTTAACTGCGAGAACGAATCCAAGGGCAGCGTCATCAGAAAGCTCGTGGAATCAAGCAGCGGCTCGCAAACTGACCTGACCGACGGATTCAAGGTTATTTTTGACGAGGGCTGGGCTCTGGTGCATGCCCATCCCGACAAGCCGGAACTTCACATAACGGCGGAGGCAAATGATCCCGTGTCCTGCGACAGGATCTTTGACGACTTAAGCCGTGAGGTCAGAAAAATGCTGGGGCAGAAACAATGAAGGTCCTGTTCGTTTCTTCAGAAATGGTGCCGTTCTGCAAGACAGGAGGCCTTGCGGATGTGGCTGGTTCGCTCCCAAAGGCGGTCAAAGCGCTTGGACATGACATAAGGGCGATGATCCCAAAGTACAAGATGGTGGATGACGGACACTTCAGGTTAAAAACGCTTTTTGAAGGGATACCCGTCCTGGTCGGCGACAGCATCGAATACGCTGCTGTCTATGAAACAAAATTGCCCGGCTCCGGCGTAACGGTCTATCTGATCGGCAGTGAAAAGTATTTTGACAGGGAGGGGCTTTATCAGGAGAACGGCAGGGATTATCCGGACAATGCGCAGAGGTTCGTATTTTTCTGCAAGGCGGTCCTGGCCGCCCTAAAGAAACTCGGCTGGGAACCGCATGTTATCCATCTTAACGACTGGCAGACGGCCCTGATAGCCGCCTACATAAAAACCGTCGGTTCCGAAGATCCGTTCTTTAGAACGGTGGCCACCGTCTATTCGGTACACAATATGGGCTACCTGGGACTTTTTAACGCTGACACGATGCTGCTCACGGGGCTGTCCTGGCAGTATTATACTCCCGACACTCTTGAGTTCTGGAACAATGTCAGTTATGCAAAGGCGGGTTTTGTTTTTGCCGATGTCATCAATACGGTCAGCCCCACTTATGCCAGAGAGATACAGACCCCCGAGTTCGGCTGCGGACTTGAGGGACTGGTTAAGAAAAGAGGCTCTGATGTCTATGGGATACTCAACGGGATAGACAATGAACTGTGGGACCCATCCAGGGACACCAAGATAGCAAAGACATATTCTTCCTCCAATCTCAGGGGGAAAGCCGTGAACAAGGCCGCCCTTCGCAAGGCCAATGATCTGGAAAACCGCAAAGACTCCCCAATTATCGGCATAATTTCGCGGCTTGCGGACCAGAAAGGCCTGGACATACTTTCGCAGGCCCTTCCTGATATAATGGAAATGGGTTTTCAGTTCGTGGCGCTGGGCGCGGGAGACCCCTCGTATCAGGACCTTTTCAGGTCTTTTTCGGAAAGATACAAAGGGAAGTTCTCCGCCAATATCGGGTTCAATTCGGCGCTTGCACAGCTTATCTATGCAGGAAGCGACCTGTTCATCATGCCGTCCCGGTATGAGCCCTGCGGGCTCGGACAGCTTATCAGCTTTAAATACGGAACGATACCGATAGTGAGAAAGACCGGCGGGCTGGCTGACACCGTGTTCAATTATGACCTTAAGTCCGAAGATGGGGACGGGTTCGTTTTTGAGGAGTACTCTTCGAAGCCGCTGGCAGAGGCAGCTTCAAGGGCATATGCGGCCTACAAGGACAGGAAAAAGTGGGGCAGGTTGGTAAAGAAGGTCATGTGCTACGATTTTTCCTGGGATATCTCGGCCAAGAAGTACATAGCGCTCTACAAAAAGGCTATAGAAAAAGTGCTTTCTTTTAGACAGGCCCCGGCGCAGTAAGGAGAAAAGATGTCAGGACATTCAAAGTGGTCTACAATTAAAAGGGCCAAAGGCAAGACCGACCAGTTAAGAGGAAAACTCTTCTCCAAACTTGCAAGGGAGATCACGGTAGCCGCAAAACTCGGGGGAGGGGATCTTTCGGGCAATGCCAGGCTCCGCCTGGTAGTGGACAAGGCCAAAGAGGCCAACATGCCGCGCGACAACATCCAGAGGGCCATTGACAGGGGAACAGGAGCCATCGAAAGCGCCGCCCTGGAGGAACTTTCATACGAAGGCTACGGCCCGGCAGGCGCTGCGGTAATAGCCGATGTGATGACGGACAACAAGAACAGGACGCAGGGAGAGATCCAGTTCATCTTTACAAAGAACGGCGGCAATATGGGGAAAGCCGGCTGCGTGTCCTGGCAGTTCGCCAAATACGGGGTTATTACGGCAGAAAAATCAAAAGTTGACGCCGAACAGCTGATGGCAGAGGCTATCGAGGCAGGAGCCGAAGACATAACCGAAGAAGATTCAACCCTGGAGGTCAGGACCAAACCGGAAAACTTTGAAGCTGTGCTCAAGGCGCTGAAAGAGAAAAAGTTCGAACTCTCCTCCTCTGAGATCACGCTTGTGCCCAACACCACGATAGCCGTTTCAGGGGAAGAAGCAAAAAAACTGTTAAAACTGGTGAATGCGCTGGAAGAGCACGATGATGTGCAGAATGTTTACTCTAATTTTGATGTTCCGGATGAGATAGCATCAGAAATACAGTAGAAATACGGTAGAAATTCATTGAAACACATTGCAGACCTTCATGTTCATACGGTATCGTCCGGCCATGCGTATAACACGATATACGAGTATGCTCAGCAGGCAAAGAAAAAAGGCCTTAAATACATTGCCATGACGGACCACGGCCCCGCTATGGGAGGGGCTCCCCACGAGTACCACTTTGCCAATCTGCACAGCCTCCCGCAAAAGATCAGGAATGTACGCATACTTAAAGGCATCGAGGCCAACATCATAAACACCGAAGGGGCTCTGGACCTTGACGAGCAGTATCTTAAGGAACTGGAAGTGGTGATCGCCTCTTTTCACATACGGGTAGGTTATGACGGGCGTGATGAAAGGACCAACACCGATACCCTCCTAAAGGTTATAAGCAACCCTTATGTGAGGATATTGGGACATACAGGAAATCCTCAGTTCAAAATAGACATCCCGACCATAGTTGAAGCCTGCAAAAAGCACGGGGTACTTATCGAAATAAACAATTCGAGTTTTTCCGGGATGATAAGGCAGGGAAGTTACGACAGGTGCATAGAAATAGCGCGTCAGGTCAAAAAGATAGGCTGGAAGGTCTGCTTTGGATCTGACTCCCATTGCATAGATACCCTGGGCATCTTCAAAAAATCTGAGGAAGTTGCAAAAAAAGCGGGACTTTTGCCATCCGATATTATTAATACTTCAACAGAGATGATAGAGAGATATTTGATAGGCCCCCGAGCCTGAGCTCTCGACTCCTCTCGGGACAAGAGGTTCGAACCCCATTAAGTTTCGGGATGATTATTTGATTTTCCTCTGGACAGAAAAGAAACTCGTTAAGGGCTCCGCCCTTAACAATCCCGCGATTGCCGTAAGCTCCTCCAGGCGCATATCGAGTCCTCATACGGACTCGTTTAGTATCGAATGTTTAGAGTCTTTCCTAATATTCTTTCTTTGTGTCGTCGCCCGGAACGGCAATCGCCATTATCTATGAGTTCTTTAAGCAATATAGGCTATGCAGGAATATTAGTATCTTGGTTGCTCAAGCGCCGTTGGAACCGAGCGAGCTTGCTGAAGGGTGCGAGCGAGGGAATTACGGCGCTTGCGGGGGAGCTGGGGGCAGAGCCCCCGCGAGTTTCTTTTGCTACTTTTCTTGCCGATGCAAGAAAAGTAGAAGAAGAATGCCCGGAAAGGGTGTCAAAATTTGTGATCTGCAATTTGCAGCTTGTCATTCCGTTATATAATAGACATATATGCCCGACCCAAGCAAAATAGTCATCCGCGGTGCAAGAACGCACAATCTTAAGAACATCGACCTTGAGATCCCCAGGAACAAGCTCGTCGTACTTACGGGGCTTTCCGGCTCCGGAAAATCATCACTTGCTATCGACACCTTGTACGCGGAGGGGCAGAGGCGTTATGTTGAATCCCTTTCTGCCTATGCAAGGCAGTTCCTTGAGCAAATGCAGAAGCCTGATGTGGATTCCATAGACGGTCTTTCTCCTGCCATCTCTATAGAGCAGAAAGCCCCCAGCAGGAACCCCAGGTCCACCGTGGGCACGGTTACAGAACTGTATGATTTTTTGCGCCTTTTGTACGCAAGCATAGGAACGCCTTACTGCTACAAATGCGGAAAAAAGATAGAAAAACAGAGCGCTTCCCAGATAACAGACAACATAATAAAGCACTTCGGCAAAAAAAAGATAATGGTACTGTCACCCGTCACCTCCGGAAAAAAAGGCGAGCACAGGGACCTTATTGAGTCTCTTAAAAAGGAAGGGTTTGTAAGGATAAGGGTGGACGGGACCGTATTTGAGATAGGGCAGGACCCCAAGCTTGACAAAAAAAAGAAACATTCGATAGAGGTGGTGGTGGACCGCCTGTCTTGCGGCAGCCAGGCCAGGGGAAGGCTGTTCGAATCCGTTGAGACGGCGCTAAAACTGGGCAGGGGAAGCGTTCTGATAGCAGAAGGCAAGAACACTCCGGTCATCTACAGCGAGAACTTTGCCTGCGCTGCCTGCGGCATAAGCCTGGGGGAGATAAGCCCCAGGATCTTTTCTTTTAACAACCCTTACGGGGCCTGCCCAAACTGCACGGGGCTGGGCTCTCTTTTAATGTTCGACCCGGACCTTGTCATCCCGGACAGAACTCTATCTATAAACGAAGGGGCGATCGAGCCGTGGAAATCCGGAGCTCCCTATTACATGCACAAACTGGAGGCCCTGGCCAAAAAAATGAAGTTCAGCCTGGACACCCCCGTCAAGGACCTGACAAAGGAGCAGTTGGATACCATCCTCAACGGCACCGGCGGTGAAAAGATGAAGTTCAGATACACCTATTCCGGAGGATATTCGGAATATGAAGATGATTACGAAGGGGTCCTTAATCATCTGGACAGAAGATATAAAGAAACGGATTCTGAAAATGTGAGGTTCTACCTGTACAGGTTCATGAGCCCGGTGGTCTGCAAAGAATGCGGCGGGGCAAGGTTGAAGCCGGAAAGCCTATCGGTAAAAATCAACGGGCTGTCCATAGCGGACGCGTCCTCTCTATCAATAGAAAAACTGGGAGATTTTATCAAAGGACTTAATCTTTCAAAGACCCAGCTGGACATCTCAAGACAGATACTAAAAGAGATAAACGCAAGGCTAAAGTTCCTCTCAAATGTCGGACTCGATTATCTGACGCTGAACCGGCAGTCCTGGACCCTGTCGGGAGGAGAGGCCCAGAGAACGCGCCTTGCAACTCAGATAGGTTCAGGCCTTGTCGGGGTCATGTACATACTTGATGAGCCAAGCGTCGGGCTCCACCAGAGGGACAACGAACGGCTTATAAACACGCTCAAGGACCTGCGCGACCTTGGGAATACGGTCATTGTAGTTGAACACGATGAAGAGATCATGAAAGCATGCGACCATATAATTGACATCGGCCCCGGAGCCGGTGTTCACGGCGGCAGAGTGGTGTCACAGGGCAGCCCTCAGGAGGTCTCAAGTGACGCCTCTTCCGTGACGGGAAAATATCTGAGCGGCAGGGAAAGCATTAGAGTCCCTGACAAGAGAAGAAAAGGCAGCGGGAAAACCATCACCATAAAGGCAGCCGCTCACCACAACCTTAAAAAAATAGATATCAGCATACCGCTTTCCACCTTTACCGCTGTCACCGGGGTATCTGGTTCAGGCAAAAGCTCTCTCATAAACGAGGTCCTTTACCGTGAACTGGCAAGACAGCTTTATAGGTCCACCGAAAAGCCCGGAAAGTTCTCCTCAATACACGGCATAGACAACATCGACAAGGTAATAATAATTGACCAGTCCCCGATCGGGCGCACCCCCAGGTCCAATCCGGCCACCTATACAAAAGCCTTTGACCACATAAGAGACCTTTTCTCCATGACGGAAGAAGCCAGGGTAAGAGGCTATCAGAAAGGCAGGTTCTCCTTTAATGTCAAAGGCGGCAGATGCGAGACCTGCGGCGGAGGCGGCCTGATAAAAATAGAAATGCACTTTCTGCCTGATGTCTATATCCCCTGTGAGGAATGCAAGGGGAAAAGGTATAACCCCGAAACTCTGGAGGTCAAATTCAAGGGCAGGAGCATAGCCGAGGTCCTGGACATGACTGTGGAAGAAGCTTATAACCTTTTCGAAAAGATCCCCAGGGTAAGCCACATACTTCGGACCCTTATGGATGTCGGGCTTTCATATATCCATCTGGGACAGGCAGCGACAACGCTGTCCGGAGGAGAGGCTCAGAGGATAAAGCTTTCGGCCGAACTGTCTCACAGAAGCACAGGCAGGACTTTATATATACTGGATGAGCCGACCACCGGCCTTCACTTTGATGACATAAAAAAGCTGCTGGAGGTGCTTCAGAGGCTTGTGGATGCAGGCAACACGGTGGTCGTTATTGAACATAATCTTGATGTAATAAAGTCGGCTGACCATCTGATAGACCTTGGGCCCGAGGGAGGAGATAAGGGAGGTTATCTGGTGGCACAGGGAACGCCCGAGGTGGTAAGTTCCTGTAAAAAGAGTTATACTGGTCAATATTTGGCCAGATCCCTATATATAAGGAGGTGAAGCATGAGCGAAGTAAAACCGCTTAAAGAATACGGCCACATCGAAAAGAACAAGGACACGCATTTTATCCTCACCAGTTCGGAATGGCGCGGCAATGTATATATCGATCTCAGAGAGTATTATCAGATGCCTGAGGCCAAAGCAGACTGGCTGCCCACAAAAAAAGGCATTAGGTTCAAAAAGGAAATGCTGGGGGATATCTTAAAGCTCCTGGAAAAAGCAAAGGAAGATTAAGCCAAAGATGGCCGAAGACAGGTTACCGCCGCAGGACCTCAACGCGGAGCAGTCGGTTGTCGGCTGCATGTTGCTTGACAAGAACGCGATCATCCGCGTCGTTGAGATGCTGCGCCCCGATAGTTTTTACCGCGACGCGCACAGATATATTTTTGAAGCCATCCTGAACCTCTTTGACAAGAATGAACCCGTCGATATCGTTACCGTGACCGCAGAGCTCAGAAAGACGGACAGGCTGGACTCCGTCGGCGGCAGCGTATACATTTCGGACCTGTTGAACTGCGTGCCAACGGCGGCCAATGTGGAATATTATGCAAAGATAGTCGCCGAAAAGGCCGTTCTAAGGCGCCTGATAGAAGCGGGCACAAAGATAGTTGCGGAAGCCTTTGAGGACCCTGAGAATGTTGACGCCGTTCTGGACGATGCCGAAAAGAGCATCTTTGAGATAGCCCTTAAGAGGTCCAGACAGGGATTTCAAAAGATCGACGCTCTTTTGAAATCGGTGCTCAACAAGATAGACCAGCTCTACGGCAAAAAAGAATCTCTGATCGGGATACCGACAGGATATCCAGACCTGGATAGTATGACCGGAGGCCTGCAAAACTCCGAACTAATAATAATCGCCGCAAGACCTTCGGTAGGAAAAACCGCTCTGGCGCTCAACATTGCGCAGAATGTGGCAGTTAAGCATAAACTACCGGTGGCTATTTTTAGTCTTGAGATGTCCAAGGAAGCGCTTGCCCAGAGGCTGCTCTGCAGCGAGTCCGAGGTGGACGCGCAAAAATTAAGAGCACAGACCCTTTCGGACGCCGGCTGGAAAAGGCTGACAAGGGCCATAGGAAGGCTTTCGGAGGCCTCTATCTGGATAGACGATACCGCAGCGATCTCCGCCACTGAGATAAGGGCAAAAGCAAGAAGGATGAAGATAGAAAGAGGCCTTTCGCTGGTGATAATAGACTACATGCAGCTGATCCAGGCCAGGTTCAGGTCGGAGAACCGCGTCCAGGAAATGTCCGAGATAGCAAGGGCGCTCAAGACCATGGCAAGGGAGCTGGATGTGCCGGTGATAGCGCTTTCGCAGCTCTCAAGGGCTGTCGAACAGCGGCAGGTAAGGATCCCCAGGCTTTCGGACCTTAGGGAATCAGGAGAGATAGAGCAGACGGCCGACCTGGTGCTGTTCATCCACAGGGACGACTACAATAACCCTAATTCGGAAAAAGCCAACACAGCCGAAATAATAATCGCAAAACAAAGGAACGGCCCCACAGGCTCGGTCGACCTGGTGTTCAGGAAAGAATACACCAAGTTCGAAAGTAAATCCCAGTATAATGACGCTGCATAGAACTGCGCTGGCGGCTCTGGCGTTGTGGCCGCTTCTTTTGTTCTCCCAGGCTCTTTGCCAGGACACCGGCGTTTCGCTTACCGGAGACGACATATTTTACCGGAAGGAACAGGGACTGGTAGAGGCTCGCGGCTCGGTAGAGGCTTCCTACAAGGATATAAAGGTTCTTTCTAACCACCTGATCTATTATTCAAAAGATGGCAGGATAGTAGCTCCCGAGGACTTCACCTTTGAGAGGCAGGATGTTGTGCTCAAGGGTAAGGACCTTGATTACAACATTAAAAGCAAAGAGGGCAGGGCGGCCAGCGTTTCTATGGTGCTCAAAGGCAACTGGATCTCAGGAAAGGATGTTATTATCAAGCCGGAGGAGATATCCTTAAGCGACGCTTCTTTTTCCACCTGCGGGCTCAAAGAACCCCATTACAAGTTCACCGCTCAAAATCTCAGCCTTTATCCGAAACAGGGATGGATAGTTATATACATGGGGGTCCTGTGGGTCAAAGGTTTTCCGATAGCGCCTGTCCCTACCTATGTTTATGATATGACTTCGGTACCCGGCTTCGCTTCAAAAAACAAGGTCCCACTGCCTGAATTCGGAGTGGACCCTGATGACGGGGCGTATTTAAAGCAAAAACTATTTTGGAGGTTGTCTGGATTCAGCTACGGCATGGCACAGGTGGATTACGCGACCAAAAAGGGACTGGGGCTGGGTTTTGAAGGAAATTATGTTGTGGACCGCTCCAACCAGGGCAACATCAGGATACACGGCCTTAATGCCGACGGCTACTGGGGAGGCATTACTCATTCGTTATTTTTCGGCAGCGATATAAAGTATGAAGAGTCGAAGACCTTTTTGTACCAGCTGCTAGAATTCCTTCCCAGAAAAAAATATGAACTCCGCACCGAGGTCTCCTACAGGGAAAGGGTCAATTACGAAAAGGTCAGCCTCCTTCCCAAGGTGTCCTTAAGGTACGACGACCTTCCTTTCTCCTTCCTGGAGCTGCGTCCCAGCGTTGAGATAAGCCTGGCCGGGGTTTCCGAAGAAAGCACGGGGGTCGGCGTTTTTGAGGGCACTTTTAAAAGTTCCGTTAACTATTTTCACGAATTGCCCAGGGGGTTCTGGGCAGATCT is a genomic window of Candidatus Margulisiibacteriota bacterium containing:
- the glgA gene encoding glycogen synthase GlgA — encoded protein: MKVLFVSSEMVPFCKTGGLADVAGSLPKAVKALGHDIRAMIPKYKMVDDGHFRLKTLFEGIPVLVGDSIEYAAVYETKLPGSGVTVYLIGSEKYFDREGLYQENGRDYPDNAQRFVFFCKAVLAALKKLGWEPHVIHLNDWQTALIAAYIKTVGSEDPFFRTVATVYSVHNMGYLGLFNADTMLLTGLSWQYYTPDTLEFWNNVSYAKAGFVFADVINTVSPTYAREIQTPEFGCGLEGLVKKRGSDVYGILNGIDNELWDPSRDTKIAKTYSSSNLRGKAVNKAALRKANDLENRKDSPIIGIISRLADQKGLDILSQALPDIMEMGFQFVALGAGDPSYQDLFRSFSERYKGKFSANIGFNSALAQLIYAGSDLFIMPSRYEPCGLGQLISFKYGTIPIVRKTGGLADTVFNYDLKSEDGDGFVFEEYSSKPLAEAASRAYAAYKDRKKWGRLVKKVMCYDFSWDISAKKYIALYKKAIEKVLSFRQAPAQ
- a CDS encoding YebC/PmpR family DNA-binding transcriptional regulator, with the protein product MSGHSKWSTIKRAKGKTDQLRGKLFSKLAREITVAAKLGGGDLSGNARLRLVVDKAKEANMPRDNIQRAIDRGTGAIESAALEELSYEGYGPAGAAVIADVMTDNKNRTQGEIQFIFTKNGGNMGKAGCVSWQFAKYGVITAEKSKVDAEQLMAEAIEAGAEDITEEDSTLEVRTKPENFEAVLKALKEKKFELSSSEITLVPNTTIAVSGEEAKKLLKLVNALEEHDDVQNVYSNFDVPDEIASEIQ
- a CDS encoding PHP domain-containing protein, translating into MKHIADLHVHTVSSGHAYNTIYEYAQQAKKKGLKYIAMTDHGPAMGGAPHEYHFANLHSLPQKIRNVRILKGIEANIINTEGALDLDEQYLKELEVVIASFHIRVGYDGRDERTNTDTLLKVISNPYVRILGHTGNPQFKIDIPTIVEACKKHGVLIEINNSSFSGMIRQGSYDRCIEIARQVKKIGWKVCFGSDSHCIDTLGIFKKSEEVAKKAGLLPSDIINTSTEMIERYLIGPRA
- the uvrA gene encoding excinuclease ABC subunit UvrA, with the translated sequence MPDPSKIVIRGARTHNLKNIDLEIPRNKLVVLTGLSGSGKSSLAIDTLYAEGQRRYVESLSAYARQFLEQMQKPDVDSIDGLSPAISIEQKAPSRNPRSTVGTVTELYDFLRLLYASIGTPYCYKCGKKIEKQSASQITDNIIKHFGKKKIMVLSPVTSGKKGEHRDLIESLKKEGFVRIRVDGTVFEIGQDPKLDKKKKHSIEVVVDRLSCGSQARGRLFESVETALKLGRGSVLIAEGKNTPVIYSENFACAACGISLGEISPRIFSFNNPYGACPNCTGLGSLLMFDPDLVIPDRTLSINEGAIEPWKSGAPYYMHKLEALAKKMKFSLDTPVKDLTKEQLDTILNGTGGEKMKFRYTYSGGYSEYEDDYEGVLNHLDRRYKETDSENVRFYLYRFMSPVVCKECGGARLKPESLSVKINGLSIADASSLSIEKLGDFIKGLNLSKTQLDISRQILKEINARLKFLSNVGLDYLTLNRQSWTLSGGEAQRTRLATQIGSGLVGVMYILDEPSVGLHQRDNERLINTLKDLRDLGNTVIVVEHDEEIMKACDHIIDIGPGAGVHGGRVVSQGSPQEVSSDASSVTGKYLSGRESIRVPDKRRKGSGKTITIKAAAHHNLKKIDISIPLSTFTAVTGVSGSGKSSLINEVLYRELARQLYRSTEKPGKFSSIHGIDNIDKVIIIDQSPIGRTPRSNPATYTKAFDHIRDLFSMTEEARVRGYQKGRFSFNVKGGRCETCGGGGLIKIEMHFLPDVYIPCEECKGKRYNPETLEVKFKGRSIAEVLDMTVEEAYNLFEKIPRVSHILRTLMDVGLSYIHLGQAATTLSGGEAQRIKLSAELSHRSTGRTLYILDEPTTGLHFDDIKKLLEVLQRLVDAGNTVVVIEHNLDVIKSADHLIDLGPEGGDKGGYLVAQGTPEVVSSCKKSYTGQYLARSLYIRR
- a CDS encoding transcriptional coactivator p15/PC4 family protein, with amino-acid sequence MSEVKPLKEYGHIEKNKDTHFILTSSEWRGNVYIDLREYYQMPEAKADWLPTKKGIRFKKEMLGDILKLLEKAKED
- the dnaB gene encoding replicative DNA helicase, translating into MAEDRLPPQDLNAEQSVVGCMLLDKNAIIRVVEMLRPDSFYRDAHRYIFEAILNLFDKNEPVDIVTVTAELRKTDRLDSVGGSVYISDLLNCVPTAANVEYYAKIVAEKAVLRRLIEAGTKIVAEAFEDPENVDAVLDDAEKSIFEIALKRSRQGFQKIDALLKSVLNKIDQLYGKKESLIGIPTGYPDLDSMTGGLQNSELIIIAARPSVGKTALALNIAQNVAVKHKLPVAIFSLEMSKEALAQRLLCSESEVDAQKLRAQTLSDAGWKRLTRAIGRLSEASIWIDDTAAISATEIRAKARRMKIERGLSLVIIDYMQLIQARFRSENRVQEMSEIARALKTMARELDVPVIALSQLSRAVEQRQVRIPRLSDLRESGEIEQTADLVLFIHRDDYNNPNSEKANTAEIIIAKQRNGPTGSVDLVFRKEYTKFESKSQYNDAA